One region of Timaviella obliquedivisa GSE-PSE-MK23-08B genomic DNA includes:
- the priA gene encoding primosomal protein N', whose amino-acid sequence MSAPASLSNPKAAEPRTEYSMPARQWVEVLVDCPSAQGLFTYGLPADLSVQPGDVLSVPFGAQQVGAIAIALIDQLPPELDSAAVRPVEDIISQGFFPPTYWTLLQRVGQYYCTPLMQVVKVALPPGLLGRSQRRICLQPDLIPPSATVFLHSTAQQILTLLQSQKNGDYSWQYIQRQIRGANRGLKDLIQRGWVKSYLEAPTPVRPKQKQAVTRVANLPLLDLTSRQQEILSVLKRQGGEMWLQELLQTCQTSSSVLKTLELKGCVVIHTKEVLRLESSAHPITDHNKVLTPEQTVAVGAISNLTGYTPTLLHGVTGSGKTEVYLQAIAPLLNQGKSALVLVPEIGLTPQLTDRFRARFGDRVRVYHSALSNGERYDTWRQMLSGTPQVVIGTRSAIFAPLPNLGIIILDEEHDSSFKQDQPAPCYHARTVAQWRAELADCPLILGSATPSLESWLTTTQPSLIPSEVQNLRVKVPTPLYLSLPHRVQSRPMPPIQVVDMRQEFRHGNRSIFSRSLQLAIEQMVAAKQQGILFIHRRGHSTFVSCRDCGHVMECPHCDVSLSYHQAQEGGYQSLRCHYCGYGQTHPPQCPACASPYLKNFGSGTQRIMQELSRQFPNLRCLRFDSDTTRAKGSHRALLTRFAMGDADLLVGTQMLTKGIDLPQVTLVGIVAADGLLHLSDYRASERAFQTLTQVAGRAGRGEDPGQVILQTYSPEHTVVEAVKGQNYRSFVEAELRYRQTLNYPPYGRLVLLRLSGLNAIAVCQTAQDLATQIQGNHSSYELLGPAPAAIERLAGRYRWQILLKGGLDESLNLMELGEMRSHCPPGVSLAIDVDPLHLL is encoded by the coding sequence ATGTCTGCACCCGCTAGTCTATCCAATCCTAAAGCTGCTGAGCCTAGAACAGAATATTCAATGCCAGCGCGACAGTGGGTAGAAGTCTTAGTAGACTGCCCTAGCGCACAAGGATTATTCACTTATGGCTTGCCTGCCGACTTATCAGTGCAGCCGGGTGATGTGTTAAGTGTCCCCTTTGGAGCACAGCAAGTCGGCGCGATCGCCATCGCTCTGATTGACCAACTCCCTCCAGAACTTGACTCTGCTGCTGTTCGTCCCGTCGAAGATATCATCAGCCAAGGCTTTTTTCCACCTACCTACTGGACGCTACTGCAACGAGTCGGACAATATTACTGCACACCATTGATGCAAGTCGTCAAAGTCGCATTACCGCCAGGATTATTGGGGCGATCGCAGCGCCGCATTTGCCTTCAGCCCGACTTAATCCCTCCAAGCGCAACTGTCTTCTTACACTCCACTGCCCAGCAAATTCTCACCTTGCTTCAATCTCAGAAAAACGGCGACTATTCCTGGCAATACATCCAGCGTCAGATCCGAGGCGCAAATCGAGGCTTAAAAGACCTAATCCAACGAGGTTGGGTCAAGAGCTATCTCGAAGCCCCTACTCCCGTTCGCCCCAAGCAGAAGCAAGCCGTCACACGGGTCGCTAATCTACCTCTGCTTGACCTCACTTCCCGTCAACAGGAAATCCTTAGTGTACTAAAACGACAAGGAGGAGAAATGTGGCTTCAGGAATTGCTGCAAACTTGCCAGACTAGTTCTTCAGTCCTCAAAACTTTAGAACTCAAGGGTTGCGTGGTCATTCACACGAAAGAAGTCCTACGGCTAGAATCTAGCGCTCATCCAATTACCGACCACAACAAAGTACTCACACCAGAGCAAACAGTAGCAGTAGGAGCAATTTCCAACCTTACTGGATATACTCCAACTTTGTTACACGGAGTTACTGGCTCGGGCAAGACAGAGGTGTATCTTCAAGCGATCGCCCCTTTACTCAACCAAGGTAAATCTGCCCTAGTCCTCGTTCCCGAAATTGGTCTAACGCCCCAACTCACCGATCGCTTTCGGGCAAGATTTGGCGATCGCGTTCGTGTTTACCATAGCGCCCTCTCCAATGGCGAACGCTATGACACCTGGCGACAAATGCTCAGCGGCACCCCTCAAGTCGTGATTGGCACTCGCTCTGCCATCTTCGCCCCACTTCCCAACCTGGGCATCATTATCTTAGATGAAGAACATGACAGCAGCTTTAAGCAAGATCAACCTGCTCCTTGTTACCATGCCCGCACTGTTGCTCAATGGCGTGCCGAACTAGCCGACTGCCCGCTCATCCTGGGCTCTGCCACCCCTTCTCTAGAAAGCTGGCTCACCACTACTCAGCCTTCTCTGATCCCATCTGAAGTTCAAAATTTAAGAGTTAAAGTTCCAACACCTCTCTACCTTTCCCTTCCGCATCGTGTCCAATCACGCCCCATGCCTCCTATTCAAGTCGTAGATATGCGGCAAGAATTCCGGCACGGCAACCGCTCCATCTTTAGCCGATCGCTGCAATTGGCGATCGAACAAATGGTCGCCGCAAAACAACAAGGCATCCTCTTCATCCATCGTCGCGGACACAGCACCTTCGTCTCCTGTCGTGACTGCGGACACGTCATGGAATGCCCACACTGTGATGTTTCGCTCTCCTACCACCAAGCCCAAGAAGGCGGCTATCAATCCCTCCGCTGCCACTACTGTGGGTATGGACAAACCCATCCCCCTCAATGCCCTGCCTGCGCATCTCCCTACCTCAAGAATTTCGGCAGCGGCACCCAACGCATTATGCAAGAGTTAAGCCGCCAATTTCCTAACCTGCGCTGCCTCAGGTTTGACAGCGACACGACCCGCGCTAAAGGATCCCACCGGGCACTGCTGACCCGCTTTGCCATGGGCGATGCCGATCTATTAGTCGGCACACAAATGCTGACCAAGGGCATCGATTTACCCCAAGTCACCCTAGTCGGCATCGTCGCCGCCGACGGGCTACTGCACCTATCCGATTACCGTGCCAGCGAACGAGCTTTCCAAACCCTAACCCAAGTTGCCGGACGTGCCGGACGTGGAGAGGATCCGGGACAAGTCATCCTGCAAACCTACTCACCTGAGCATACTGTCGTTGAAGCCGTCAAAGGGCAAAACTATCGCTCCTTTGTAGAAGCAGAGCTAAGATATCGGCAAACCCTTAATTACCCACCCTACGGACGGTTAGTTTTACTACGACTGAGCGGGCTAAATGCGATCGCCGTTTGCCAAACCGCTCAAGACCTCGCAACTCAAATCCAGGGGAATCATTCCTCTTACGAACTCTTAGGTCCTGCCCCAGCCGCGATCGAGCGCCTAGCAGGACGTTACAGATGGCAGATTTTATTGAAAGGCGGATTGGACGAAAGCCTGAATCTAATGGAGTTAGGAGAAATGCGATCGCACTGTCCTCCAGG
- a CDS encoding MFS transporter — MNRSFWIIALIAFANSLSFTILIPILYLYGRQFGLNDFQTSLLFSTYAIAQFFATPVIGKLSDRFGRKPLLIISLAGTVLANFLAGTATTVTILFLARFLDGITGGNASVAQAVISDVTTPETRAKGFGIYGATFGLGFVLGPALSLLAQQISLGAGFLVSSAIALIALIITIFFLPETLTTKADKSHNVFDLGLSSLITGLAIPKVGILLVINFLIGTTFTIFTFAFQPYFLEVLGQDNKGLTLMFFAFGVLGVLMQLLGIKILTRKFSLVNILLLAVFIRSVSFTLMPIFPNVVYFVCVSIIFSLFNSLVQPMITTLISLNATPETQGTVIGLNTSYLNVSNAFGPIIAGLLVNQNNPATHSYPLYLAGGLTFAVLLFAIATRRQYTPTVS, encoded by the coding sequence ATGAATCGCAGCTTTTGGATCATCGCTTTAATTGCCTTTGCCAATTCACTTAGTTTTACAATCCTCATTCCCATTCTTTACCTCTATGGTCGGCAATTCGGGCTTAATGATTTTCAAACCAGCTTATTGTTTTCGACTTATGCGATCGCCCAATTCTTTGCAACTCCTGTCATCGGCAAATTATCCGATCGCTTCGGTCGCAAGCCCCTGCTAATCATCAGCTTAGCCGGAACCGTGCTCGCTAACTTCCTCGCTGGAACCGCTACCACCGTCACGATTCTTTTTCTGGCACGTTTTTTAGATGGCATCACTGGGGGCAATGCCTCTGTGGCGCAAGCCGTTATTTCAGATGTCACAACTCCAGAGACACGAGCAAAAGGGTTTGGAATTTATGGCGCAACCTTTGGGCTAGGGTTCGTTTTAGGGCCCGCCCTCAGCCTATTGGCACAGCAGATTTCCTTGGGGGCTGGCTTCTTAGTATCATCCGCGATCGCCTTGATCGCCCTGATCATCACTATCTTTTTTCTGCCCGAAACGCTTACTACCAAAGCCGACAAGTCCCACAATGTTTTTGATTTAGGTTTGAGCAGCTTAATTACTGGGCTAGCCATTCCCAAGGTCGGTATCTTGCTCGTGATTAACTTTTTAATTGGCACAACCTTCACCATATTCACTTTTGCGTTCCAACCCTACTTCCTTGAAGTGTTAGGACAAGACAATAAAGGGTTAACCTTAATGTTCTTTGCATTTGGTGTATTAGGAGTATTAATGCAGCTTCTGGGTATTAAAATATTGACCCGCAAGTTTAGTTTGGTGAATATTCTGCTATTGGCTGTGTTTATCCGTAGCGTATCGTTTACCTTAATGCCTATCTTTCCAAACGTCGTTTATTTCGTCTGCGTTAGCATTATCTTCTCACTGTTCAATTCTTTGGTACAACCCATGATTACGACGCTGATCTCACTTAATGCTACGCCAGAGACACAAGGGACAGTGATTGGCTTAAATACCTCGTACCTCAACGTATCTAACGCGTTCGGTCCAATCATTGCAGGATTATTAGTTAACCAAAATAATCCTGCTACCCATAGCTATCCGCTGTATTTGGCTGGGGGCTTGACCTTTGCCGTGTTGCTGTTTGCGATCGCCACTCGCAGGCAATATACACCAACTGTTAGTTAG
- a CDS encoding L-threonylcarbamoyladenylate synthase, translating into MPSVSLNQLIAAARSGDRLISFPTDTLPALAVRPERSTLIFEAKQRSLDKPLILMGADATDLWEYVQGSAAEMDVWQSVAAQYFPGALTLVLPASDRLPLAINPTNPTTIGIRVPNNGVARYILTLTRPLATTSVNHSGEPPLETLSDINTQFPEILTLSSAELAELESTLAPFNSTPIKTGTPSTVAKWTGQGFQILRQGEIKLET; encoded by the coding sequence ATGCCTTCTGTTTCTTTAAACCAATTGATTGCTGCGGCTCGTTCTGGCGATCGCCTGATCAGTTTCCCAACCGATACTTTGCCTGCACTAGCCGTTCGACCCGAGCGATCGACTCTGATTTTTGAAGCCAAACAGCGCAGTCTAGATAAACCGTTGATTTTGATGGGAGCCGATGCGACAGATCTTTGGGAGTATGTGCAAGGTAGCGCTGCCGAAATGGACGTTTGGCAGAGTGTTGCCGCCCAATATTTTCCAGGAGCACTAACGCTAGTGTTGCCAGCCAGCGATCGCTTGCCGCTTGCCATCAATCCTACTAACCCGACGACGATTGGTATTCGGGTGCCCAACAACGGCGTTGCCCGCTATATCCTGACCCTAACTCGCCCCCTGGCAACCACCAGTGTGAACCATTCTGGCGAACCGCCCTTAGAAACTCTAAGCGATATCAACACCCAGTTTCCTGAAATCTTGACCCTATCGTCTGCCGAACTAGCCGAACTAGAGAGTACCCTAGCCCCCTTCAACAGCACTCCTATAAAAACTGGAACCCCTTCCACCGTCGCCAAATGGACAGGGCAGGGGTTCCAGATTTTGCGGCAGGGCGAGATCAAGCTAGAAACTTGA
- a CDS encoding S-layer homology domain-containing protein, translating to MSKFHLMQSSTALFTALTLISGAAAPLAMQVSAQAQTRSATTFSDVASGYWANGYIQELANRNILTGFPDGSFRPDEPVTRAQFAAMLRTAFNRNPVRNTVNFKDVPNDYWASAAIRDAYSKGFMSGYPENDFRPGEYIPRAQVLVALTSGLGYAPSSAVGTTLQSFSDANSIPDWARNSIAAATEKKIVVNYPNAQYLNPTRPATRSEVAAFIYQAMASAGDVTAVMSPYVIGQASAQIPVGTTIPTRYDAADKILLSMEEPDPVPVSLTINRNITSAAGKLLIPADSEVVGELRVEKNKGARFFAKTLIMPDGTEMPINATSQLMTQTEEVRRGSNVLELLAGAALGAGAAAGVAAVTGDRAIATEEVLGGGAVGTLLATFLGRNRVTLISIDPDTDLDLTLDSPLALL from the coding sequence ATGTCTAAATTTCATCTCATGCAGTCGAGCACTGCTTTGTTTACTGCGCTAACTTTAATCTCAGGAGCCGCTGCGCCCCTAGCAATGCAAGTTTCAGCCCAAGCTCAAACCCGCTCCGCAACAACCTTCAGCGATGTTGCTAGTGGCTACTGGGCAAATGGCTACATTCAAGAATTGGCAAACCGCAACATTTTAACAGGTTTTCCCGATGGCAGCTTTCGTCCTGATGAGCCCGTAACTCGTGCTCAATTCGCCGCCATGCTACGTACCGCATTCAATCGCAACCCGGTTCGCAATACCGTTAATTTTAAAGATGTTCCTAATGACTACTGGGCATCCGCTGCTATTCGTGATGCCTATTCTAAAGGGTTCATGAGTGGTTATCCTGAAAATGATTTCCGTCCTGGTGAGTACATTCCTCGCGCTCAAGTCTTGGTTGCCCTTACTAGTGGCTTAGGCTATGCTCCTAGCAGTGCAGTAGGCACAACGCTACAGTCTTTCAGCGATGCTAACTCCATTCCTGACTGGGCACGTAACAGCATTGCTGCTGCCACCGAAAAGAAAATCGTTGTCAACTATCCCAACGCCCAATATCTCAATCCTACTCGCCCCGCTACCCGGTCAGAAGTAGCAGCATTTATCTATCAAGCAATGGCGAGTGCTGGCGATGTGACAGCCGTAATGTCGCCCTATGTTATCGGTCAAGCATCAGCCCAAATTCCCGTTGGCACAACCATCCCAACTCGCTACGACGCAGCCGATAAGATTCTGCTGTCGATGGAAGAACCTGACCCGGTGCCTGTGTCACTCACAATCAATCGCAACATCACATCAGCTGCGGGCAAGCTACTCATTCCTGCCGATAGCGAGGTTGTGGGCGAGTTGCGCGTAGAAAAAAATAAAGGCGCTCGCTTCTTTGCTAAGACCTTAATTATGCCTGATGGCACCGAGATGCCAATCAACGCCACGTCTCAGCTTATGACTCAGACCGAAGAAGTGCGTCGGGGTTCTAATGTGCTGGAGCTTTTGGCAGGGGCAGCGCTGGGTGCGGGTGCAGCAGCAGGGGTTGCAGCAGTCACAGGCGATCGCGCTATTGCTACTGAAGAAGTGCTGGGCGGCGGCGCAGTAGGTACGTTGCTTGCCACCTTCTTGGGGCGCAATCGGGTTACGCTAATCTCTATTGACCCTGATACAGACTTAGATTTGACCTTAGATTCCCCCTTAGCGCTGCTCTAA